A single Alcanivorax borkumensis SK2 DNA region contains:
- a CDS encoding PadR family transcriptional regulator: MSLRHAILVLLQDQEASGYDLAREFANSIGLVWNATHQQIYLELGKLNDQSMVKYRHIPQDGKPDKKLYRITDEGRDELTRWLRKPAAPPRVRDAFMVKIAGGSMSDSATIIRELDDQTDLRRERLNTFEALAAKLNDTHQDRDLFTYLTLRRGILDQQTWLRWADEVRSALEKREEQASSVPTSV, translated from the coding sequence GTGTCTTTGCGCCATGCCATACTTGTCCTATTACAAGATCAGGAAGCCAGCGGTTATGACCTCGCTCGCGAATTTGCCAACAGTATCGGGCTAGTATGGAACGCCACCCACCAGCAGATCTATCTTGAGCTGGGTAAGCTCAACGATCAAAGCATGGTGAAATATCGCCATATTCCCCAAGATGGCAAACCAGACAAAAAACTATACCGGATCACGGATGAAGGGCGTGACGAGTTGACTCGTTGGCTTCGTAAACCCGCAGCTCCACCTCGAGTTCGTGACGCTTTTATGGTGAAGATTGCTGGCGGAAGCATGTCCGACAGCGCCACCATCATTCGAGAGCTAGACGACCAGACGGATCTACGGCGTGAGCGACTGAACACCTTTGAAGCCTTGGCCGCTAAACTGAATGACACCCATCAGGACCGTGACCTGTTCACTTACCTAACCCTGCGCCGTGGCATTCTGGACCAACAAACTTGGCTACGCTGGGCCGACGAAGTCCGTAGCGCCCT